The sequence GGTGGATCGAATCTTACTATCCAAGAAGCATTTAAACAAGTTGCCGAAGTTGTTGGAGTTTCTTCACCAAAATTTAAAGCACCGACATTGTTAGTAAAGTGGGCTGCAAAAATTTTTGATTCGATAAGCAGTGTTACGGGGAATAAACCGCTTATCAGTTCCGATTTGATTGCGAGTATCGGGATAAATTTTTGGTTTAGTTCAGAGAAAGCAGAGCGAGAATTGGGATACAAGATTACACCGTTTAACGAAGCTGTTAAGAAAACTTATGAGTGGTATAAAGATGAAGGATTGTTGGAGTGATGGAGTAATGAAGATTGTTTTATTTTGTTAGATAGAATTCTTTTTTGCAATGAAGAAGAGCCAATATTTCAATTTCGTCCTCTGAAATTTGATAAATCATTCTATAGGAATATATGATTAATTCTCTAATATTCTTTTCATTTATTTCTGGAACTATTCTGCCAATAGAAGGATAAAGATTCAAATGTTCTGATCTTTCTACAATTTCTGTTGAAACTTTTTTAGCATAGTATTTTGAATCTCTGGAAATAAAATCATTTATCTGCTTTAAATCTTCCTTGGCAGGAAGCGACCACTTTACCATGTTTCAATTTCTTTTTTTAAATCGTTTGCAGAAACTACCTCATTATTTTTTACTGCCAACTGTCCTTTTTTAATTTTATCTATAACATATAAACGATACATGAGGTCTTCAATTTCAACTTCATCTGGGAAGTCTGAAAACGATTCGATTATTTCTTTTTTAATTACTTGCATATGTTTACCTTATCTCTTAATGTTCGTCTATAAGCTAATAATAAAAACACTAATTATCAATTCTATGCTTTTTGTTTTGCAGTTACTAATTTCTTAAATTTTACAAAAATATTTTTAATTCAATTATATGAACACATCAAAGTCAAACACATTATTCGAAAAAGCGAAACAACTAATACCCGGTGGAGTCAATTCACCGGTGCGGGCATTTAAATCAGTCGGCAGGAATCCAATATTTATCTCGAAAGCTAAAGGGTCGAAAATCTGGGATGTTGACGGAAATGAATACATCGACTATGTCGGATCGTGGGGACCGATGATTCTTGGCCATTCACATCCAAAAATAATTGAAGCAATTAAGAAAACAGCCGAGAGCGGAACAAGTTTTGGCGCTCCAATCGAACTTGAAGTTATGATGGCTGAGTTGATCACGAAGATAATGCCTTCGATTGAAATGGTTAGGATGGTAAACTCAGGCACCGAGGCAACAATGAGCGCAATCCGGCTTGCACGTGCATATACGGGTAGAAATAAAATAATTAAATTTGAGGGTTGCTACCACGGACACGGCGATTCGTTTTTGATAAAAGCCGGTTCGGGGGCTATGACTTTCGGAGTTCCAGACAGTCCCGGTATCCCAAAAGGCATAGCCGACGATACTTTGACTGCACGCTTCAACGATATTGCATCGGTAGAGGAATTGATTTCTAAAAACAAATCAGCGGTTGCTGCTTTAATCGTTGAGCCGGTTGTTGGTAATATGGGCTGCATACCGCCAAACCCAAACTTCTTAAATGAGTTGCGAGATTTATGCACGAGAGAAAATATTATATTAATTTTTGATGAAGTAATGACTGGTTTCCGCGTTTCGTTAGGAGGTGCTCAAGGACTCTACGGAATCAAACCAGACATTACTACGCTCGGAAAAATTATCGGTGGAGGTTTACCAGTCGGTGCTTATGGCGGCAAGAAAGACATTATGCAAATGGTTGCACCGAGTGGACCGATGTATCAGGCGGGAACGTTATCCGGAAATCCACTCGCAATGGCGGCGGGTTATGAAATGCTCTCGATAATATCTCAAGATAAATCTGTTTATAATATTCTTGAGGAACGATCGGCACAATTAGAAAACGGAATGCGTGATGTTCTCAAAAAGCACAATCTGAATTACAGGATAAACAGAGTTGGTTCGATGTTCACTTTATTTTTCACTGATGAAGAGGTTTACGATTACGATTCTGCAAAAAAATCGGACACACAGAAGTTTGGAAAATATTTTAACGAGATGTTGAAACGGGGAATTTATTTAGCCCCATCGCAGTTTGAAGCGGCGTTCGTTTCGGCGGCACATACCGAGGAAGATATTGAAAAAACGAATAGCGCTTTTGCTGAAGCAATTGAAATTATAATGTAGAGACGTTCCATAGAACGTCGCTACTACGATTTAAAAATAATAAAAGCCATCCCGAAAATCGAGATGGCTAATTTGTTATAAGTTACTGAAGTTACGCAAAATTGACTTTTTGTCATGTTGAGCGAAGCGAAACATCTAAAAATGACTCTTTTGCGTAACTTCAGTAAGTTATTTAAAAATTACTAAAGACCCACAGAACCATACATGTAAACTGTTGCAGTTCCATTAGCGCCACTCACCGATATTTTAACTACTACAGGCATAGGGTTAGGGGTTCCACCCGGGGTTCCATCAAGAACCTGAAGGCGGAAATCGGTTGTGCCCGAACCTCTAAATGTATAATCGCCAAACGGTTCTGTTGGCAAACCTCCAATGTTTGCACTCCAATTTGTACCTTCGGGCGGTGCAAATTCAATAGATGACGATATAACAGTTCCCGAAGAAAGTGGGTTACCATTCTGGTCGGAAATTTTAACATCAAAAGTTTGAGACCCACCTCGTAGAACACTAATAGTATAAGACGGACTAACTGTAATAACAGGAACACCTGAGAAAACCAACAATATACTATCCTGTACAAGAAGTGCATTTTCGCCTATAGTCTGGGCTTTAATCCAGGCATATCCGGTTCCATCTCCCACTAAAAATGCAGGATAAATCAATGCGTCTAATGTTGCACGCGGTAGTGGATTGCCGCTATACAACTTCACGGTTGCGTGTCCGCTAATAGATGTATAACCGGCGGCACCAATTATACCTCCAGTTGTATTGAAGTAAACAGCAGTACCGGGATGAACGGGATTAGTGTATTTATCTCCAACTTGGACGGAGATATCGTTTGATCTGCCAATCCAATTATAACCTGGAAAATTATATTTTGCGGCACCTAACGAGAAATGCTCTTGGTTGGGTAAACCTGCATTTACAACTACGCGTGTTGGCGTTGAACGAACCCAAACTCCATCACTTTCTCTTCTTAAAGAAGCAACTACCTGAAGAACACCTGCAACTGTTCCGCTGTTAATAGTCGTGGCTACCCGTCCTGCTGAATTTGTCATCGCTGAAGAAGGTGAAACATAAGCCCCTCCTGAAACCGGGGGTCCTGAAATAGTGAAGGTTACCGTGTCGCGCTGCGCAATACTGATTGGAAATCCAAGAGAATCTCTGACTTCATATATTATAATTGCTGTTTCATTACCACCAACACCGTATACTTTTATGTCAATGGTTTGTGGACCCATAAAGGCAAACGTTTGAGGCATTCCTGACCCTGGCGGAGTTCCGCCACCACCACCAACAGTCGTTGTTGTGTCAAGTTTTATGATAATTGGAGGAATCGGATATCTCGAACCGGTTTCTACATTAAATAAAAAAGGTAATTCCTCTTGATAACCATCTTTTTTCAAATTAATAGTAACTTTTAACTGTGTTGTAGGTTCAAGTGTAAATTGTAACTCATAGGCGCCCTCTTGGTCGGTTGAATCAATAATCGGATTTAAACCACTGGCGGTTAATTTTACCTGTACACCCTGAACAGGTATTGTCATATTTTGTTTTTGCTCAAAGACTCTGCCGTATATTTTAACCAGTGTTTCCTCGTCCACCGCTACCTTGTCCTTACAGCTGTAGAATGTGAATAAAAACAAAGCGGCAAGCATATACATCAATATTTTAATTTTCATAGACTTTTCCTAATATATTCTTTAAAAATATTTTTATTTACTTTTGTATCTATCAAGATCCTTCTCAAATTTTTGCCGCTGAGTCTCGATAGGGTTTTCTTTTATTTTCCTTGCCATTCTTTCTTGTAAGGTTGGAACAAGGTCAATCTTTAAAAGTATAGTAAGCTCTCTTTTCGAAGTTAAAATTTTATCGTAGCCGAAAATGTATCTTAATCCAAAAACCCACCAGGGTAAATCTTTCAGTAATGGGATACCGGAACGCACCTTCGAATCGAAATTTGAATATAAACCACCTATCACAGTTTCTTCGCCATCCAACATCAATAAAACAGTTGTAGCTTTAGTCCTACCGATGGTTGGGGCTTCGCCGAGCGATAATACTATGCTTCGCTCAACATCGAGGTCTAAATAAACAAATTCATTTTCACCTTCTTTAATTACGTAAGGAGTAACTTCAATAATCGTTCCTGTAGGAATCTGTTCAATAACCGTGTTCCCAGCAAAATCTTTTTTCTTCACAGAAATATCTTCACCGACCTGTATTTTTCCTTTTTCGCTGGATCGCACAACTATTTGCGGGTTGGATATTACTTCGCCTATATCATTTTCTGAAAAGAGCCGGACTATCGCATCTAAATTTCCAAAAGATAAATCGACACCTTTTAATGCAAGATTAAAGAGAACAGTATCAGTAACTTTTTGAGCAGCCTGTTGGTCGATGGTCAGTGATTTAAATTGATCGTCGGGTTTGCTTCTAAAAAATTTCCAGTTAATACCCGATTCATGCATCTTATTTAAATCGACGTTGAAGAAGACTGCCGAAATCTTAACCTCGCGGCTGTTCATATTTACCGGTTCTTTTACAAATTGCGAACTACCAATTGCTTTTTCTCCTACCGCTTCACCTTTTGCGCCTGTTATCTCAAAATAATCCTGATATTCTAAATACCAGATATTGTTGATTTTAAGTATTAATTCGAGTGCGTCCTGCCAGTGCATTGCTTTAATATCGATACCGATAGGTGTGGTTCGTTTAACAGGATCGATAATTAGTTTCCCAAGGTATTTTTTACTAGCTTCACTCAGAACCGTGATCGCTTTATCGAACGGGGTGGTTTGTGC comes from Bacteroidota bacterium and encodes:
- a CDS encoding type II toxin-antitoxin system RelE/ParE family toxin; the protein is MVKWSLPAKEDLKQINDFISRDSKYYAKKVSTEIVERSEHLNLYPSIGRIVPEINEKNIRELIIYSYRMIYQISEDEIEILALLHCKKEFYLTK
- the hemL gene encoding glutamate-1-semialdehyde 2,1-aminomutase, which codes for MNTSKSNTLFEKAKQLIPGGVNSPVRAFKSVGRNPIFISKAKGSKIWDVDGNEYIDYVGSWGPMILGHSHPKIIEAIKKTAESGTSFGAPIELEVMMAELITKIMPSIEMVRMVNSGTEATMSAIRLARAYTGRNKIIKFEGCYHGHGDSFLIKAGSGAMTFGVPDSPGIPKGIADDTLTARFNDIASVEELISKNKSAVAALIVEPVVGNMGCIPPNPNFLNELRDLCTRENIILIFDEVMTGFRVSLGGAQGLYGIKPDITTLGKIIGGGLPVGAYGGKKDIMQMVAPSGPMYQAGTLSGNPLAMAAGYEMLSIISQDKSVYNILEERSAQLENGMRDVLKKHNLNYRINRVGSMFTLFFTDEEVYDYDSAKKSDTQKFGKYFNEMLKRGIYLAPSQFEAAFVSAAHTEEDIEKTNSAFAEAIEIIM
- a CDS encoding Ig-like domain-containing protein is translated as MKIKILMYMLAALFLFTFYSCKDKVAVDEETLVKIYGRVFEQKQNMTIPVQGVQVKLTASGLNPIIDSTDQEGAYELQFTLEPTTQLKVTINLKKDGYQEELPFLFNVETGSRYPIPPIIIKLDTTTTVGGGGGTPPGSGMPQTFAFMGPQTIDIKVYGVGGNETAIIIYEVRDSLGFPISIAQRDTVTFTISGPPVSGGAYVSPSSAMTNSAGRVATTINSGTVAGVLQVVASLRRESDGVWVRSTPTRVVVNAGLPNQEHFSLGAAKYNFPGYNWIGRSNDISVQVGDKYTNPVHPGTAVYFNTTGGIIGAAGYTSISGHATVKLYSGNPLPRATLDALIYPAFLVGDGTGYAWIKAQTIGENALLVQDSILLVFSGVPVITVSPSYTISVLRGGSQTFDVKISDQNGNPLSSGTVISSSIEFAPPEGTNWSANIGGLPTEPFGDYTFRGSGTTDFRLQVLDGTPGGTPNPMPVVVKISVSGANGTATVYMYGSVGL